One stretch of Armigeres subalbatus isolate Guangzhou_Male chromosome 2, GZ_Asu_2, whole genome shotgun sequence DNA includes these proteins:
- the LOC134209583 gene encoding uncharacterized protein LOC134209583: protein MMEHSLLKELQLEGESYPLCLECTSDHQREETNSVMLVLEISRVHDSNTHWIPKVHTVNSLSLPRQSLAMEELSQKYQHLKGLPTDSYCNVQPRVLIRMDNCRLGHALDSREGRDSEPIATRTRLGWIVFGPYSIAARAVTDFTGHHSVHLCQCSEQKDAELHKADDERAEQLLKTLTLLKKKRYETGLLWRYDDVRLPDSKSMAMRRLLCLEKRMQREPEMAEELKEKIRNYVRSGYAEKLTESQLAEHFPRVWYLPIFPVVNPNKPGKLRIVWDAAAKVAGTSLNCFLLTGPDQLTSLPSVLRRFREYSIAVTGDIREMFQQVMVNKIDQQCQRFLWCDGEQDRNPDVYAMKVDNVSVPRYYRMKTSVAQRNVKQLHVFVDASENGFAAVAYLRFEENGTVECALVGAKTRVAPLRFVSIPKLELQAAVIGARLAHDVMETHKLKPAQRFFWSDSRDVLCWINSDHRKYSQFVGARISEMLDLSEPKEWSWISIKLNVADDATKWQKLPDLSPTSRWFCGPDFLWKTRELWLAHTSDFGETIEELRPRFLTSHNQHYFKPIVTGPLTQKELHEAELMILKIVQDAEFASEIDLLKEPKRSPWSTKLPKSSVLYKLSPFMGGDGLLRMKGRIDACEVVEEDTKHPILLPKYHTVTDLIIASVHQRYCHMNHQTALNEIRRKFYVPQLRST, encoded by the exons ATGATGGAACACAGTTTGCTGAAAGAGCTTCAACTCGAAGGCGAATCGTACCCCTTGTGCTTGGAATGCACCTCAGATCATCAGCGGGAAGAAACGAATTCTGTTATGTTGGTGTTGGAGATTTCCAGAGTACACGATTCGAATACTCACTGGATTCCCAAGGTGCACACCGTTAACAGTCTTTCTCTACCACGACAATCTCTCGCGATGGAGGAGTTATCACAAAAGTATCAGCACCTGAAAGGTTTACCGACAGATTCATACTGCAACGTACAGCCACGTGTGCTCATAAGAATGGATAACTGTCGCTTGGGTCATGCACTGGATAGCAGAGAGGGACGAGACAGCGAACCAATCGCTACCAGAACCCGTCTAGGCTGGATTGTGTTCGGACCTTATTCTATAGCAGCTCGAGCAGTGACGGACTTCACAGGACACCACAGTGTCCATTTGTGCCAGTGTAGTGAGCAGAAGGATGCTGAGCTACACAAAGCC GATGACGAGCGAGCTGAGCAGCTGTTGAAAACCCTGACCCTCTTGAAAAAGAAGCGCTACGAAACAGGTCTACTGTGGCGATACGATGATGTCCGACTTCCGGACAGCAAGTCAATGGCCATGCGGCGGCTATTATGCTTGGAGAAGCGAATGCAACGCGAACCTGAGATGGCGGAAGAGTTAAAGGAGAAGATTCGGAACTACGTTCGCAGTGGATACGCCGAGAAGCTGACGGAGAGTCAACTAGCCGAGCATTTTCCTCGTGTGTGGTACCTTCCTATTTTTCCTGTGGTGAATCCGAACAAGCCTGGAAAACTACGCATCGTATGGGATGCCGCAGCAAAGGTGGCGGGAACGTCGCTGAATTGTTTTCTACTGACTGGACCAGACCAACTCACTTCTCTTCCATCCGTACTACGTCGTTTCCGAGAATATAGTATTGCCGTCACTGGCGATATCCGCGAAATGTTTCAGCAAGTGATGGTGAACAAGATCGACCAACAATGTCAGCGTTTCCTGTGGTGTGATGGAGAGCAAGATCGAAACCCAGATGTCTACGCAATGAAA GTGGACAACGTTAGCGTTCCAAGGTATTACCGAATGAAGACCAGCGTTGCTCAGCGGAACGTGAAACAACTTCATGTGTTCGTGGATGCCTCAGAAAACGGATTTGCGGCGGTTGCGTATCTGCGATTTGAAGAAAACGGCACAGTGGAATGCGCGCTTGTTGGCGCGAAGACACGGGTAGCTCCATTGCGGTTCGTGTCAATTCCTAAGCTAGAGCTTCAAGCGGCGGTAATCGGCGCTCGTTTGGCGCACGACGTCATGGAAACACACAAGCTGAAACCTGCACAAAGATTTTTCTGGTCGGATTCTCGCGATGTTCTCTGCTGGATCAATTCCGATCACCGAAAATACAGCCAGTTCGTTGGAGCACGCATAAGTGAAATGCTGGATCTTTCTGAGCCGAAGGAGTGGAGCtggatttcaatcaaattgaatgtCGCTGATGACGCTACGAAGTGGCAAAAGTTACCGGATTTGTCACCTACAAGCCGATGGTTCTGTGGCCCGGATTTTCTGTGGAAGACGAGAGAACTGTGGCTAGCCCATACTTCGGACTTTGGAGAAACCATTGAAGAATTGCGTCCGcgcttcctcacttcgcacaacCAGCACTATTTCA AACCCATCGTCACCGGTCCACTAACGCAGAAAGAGTTGCATGAAGCAGAACTAATGATTCTGAAGATAGTACAGGACGCCGAGTTCGCCTCGGAAATCGATCTATTGAAAGAGCCAAAGCGTTCACCATGGAGTACGAAGTTGCCAAAGAGTAGCGTATTGTACAAACTTAGTCCGTTCATGGGCGGAGATGGATTGCTGCGTATGAAGGGTCGTATAGACGCCTGTGAAGTGGTAGAAGAGGATACGAAACATCCAATACTTCTACCCAAGTACCACACAGTTACGGACCTGATTATAGCCAGTGTCCATCAACGGTACTGCCATATGAATCATCAGACTGCACTCAACGAAATTAGACGAAAATTCTACGTGCCTCAACTCCGCTCAACTTAG